The Streptomyces sp. NBC_01689 genome includes a window with the following:
- a CDS encoding ABC transporter permease: MTETKASPLAAAAVRDGHATKAVLLRRARELALVPALLLLMVLGAIVNDSFLTERNLISILGASAALAMVVLAESLILITGKIDLSLESVVGIAPAVGALLVLPAAQSGWGTEWPAGLALLAVLVVGGFIGAFNGVLVVKFKLNAFIVTLAMLIVLRGLLVGATKGKTLFGMPDAFFSLATSTFLRVPLSVWLAAVAFGVAGLILKYHRIGRALYAIGGNTDAARAAGIRVDRVLLGVSVVAGVLASVGGIMQTGYVGAISANQGNNMIFTVMAAAVIGGISLDGGRGTMFGALTGVLLLGVVQNLLTLAQVPSFWIQAIYGGIILVALMIARVTTGRAQD, encoded by the coding sequence ATGACTGAGACGAAGGCCTCCCCGCTCGCCGCCGCGGCAGTGCGCGACGGGCATGCCACCAAGGCCGTTCTGCTCCGCAGGGCCCGCGAACTCGCGCTCGTACCAGCCCTGTTGCTGCTGATGGTGCTCGGTGCGATCGTCAACGACTCCTTCCTCACCGAGCGCAACCTCATCTCCATCCTCGGTGCCTCCGCGGCCCTCGCGATGGTGGTCCTCGCCGAGTCGCTGATCCTGATCACAGGCAAGATCGACCTGTCGCTGGAGTCGGTCGTCGGCATCGCGCCCGCCGTCGGCGCCCTCCTGGTCCTGCCCGCCGCGCAGTCCGGCTGGGGCACGGAGTGGCCGGCCGGGCTCGCGCTCCTGGCGGTCCTCGTCGTGGGCGGTTTCATCGGCGCCTTCAACGGCGTCCTCGTGGTCAAGTTCAAGCTCAACGCCTTCATCGTCACCCTCGCGATGCTGATCGTCCTGCGCGGGCTGCTGGTCGGCGCCACCAAGGGCAAGACGCTGTTCGGCATGCCCGACGCGTTCTTCTCCCTGGCCACCTCCACCTTCCTGCGCGTTCCGCTCTCGGTGTGGCTGGCCGCGGTCGCCTTCGGCGTCGCCGGGCTGATCCTCAAGTACCACCGCATCGGGCGCGCCCTGTACGCGATCGGCGGCAACACCGACGCCGCCCGCGCGGCCGGCATCCGCGTCGACCGGGTGCTGCTCGGGGTGTCCGTCGTCGCGGGCGTCCTCGCCTCGGTCGGCGGGATCATGCAGACCGGGTACGTCGGCGCGATCAGCGCCAACCAGGGCAACAACATGATCTTCACGGTGATGGCCGCCGCGGTCATCGGCGGCATCAGCCTCGACGGCGGCAGGGGCACCATGTTCGGCGCCCTCACCGGCGTCCTGCTCCTCGGCGTCGTGCAGAACCTGCTCACCCTCGCCCAGGTGCCGTCCTTCTGGATCCAGGCGATCTACGGCGGGATCATCCTCGTCGCCCTGATGATCGCCCGGGTGACCACCGGACGTGCCCAGGACTGA
- a CDS encoding sugar ABC transporter ATP-binding protein gives MSTPLVEARGVAKRYGPTVALRDGRLTVLPGESHALVGRNGAGKSTLVTILTGLQAPDEGTVRFDGEPAPPLTDRDAWRRKVACVYQKPTVVPELTVAENLFINRQPTGRGGLISWRRLRSEAAEVLATWDVRVDPEARTADLKVEDRQMVEIARALSFGARFIVLDEPTAQLDNREIERLFTRMRALQESGVTFLFISHHLQEVYEVCQTVTVLRDARWITTAPVAELPRPALVEAMAGEAIAERTAVRDATPADAPVVLSTEGLTSDAYEAIDLTVRRGEVVGLAGSSASGKIELAESFAGLHRPTGGTARLDGEPLPFGDVQAALRAGVGCVPRDRHEQGLVSGMTIGDNTTMSVLNRLGRYGFIATDRRRGFAEELIDRLDIHAEGPDQPVSDLSGGNAQKVVMARALASDPRLLILINPTAGVDVKSKQSLLSRVDSARDDGTAVLVVSDELDDLRRCDRVLVLFHGRVVAEHPAGWHDHELIASIEGVDHGHGISPGGHPRTPGRGERGPDD, from the coding sequence ATGAGTACCCCACTGGTGGAGGCGCGCGGGGTGGCCAAGCGGTACGGCCCCACCGTCGCGCTCCGAGACGGCCGGCTCACCGTCCTGCCGGGGGAGTCCCACGCCCTGGTGGGACGCAACGGTGCGGGCAAGTCCACCCTCGTCACGATCCTCACCGGTCTGCAGGCCCCCGACGAGGGCACGGTCCGCTTCGACGGCGAACCCGCGCCCCCGCTCACCGACCGCGACGCCTGGCGCCGCAAGGTGGCGTGCGTCTACCAGAAACCCACCGTCGTACCGGAGTTGACGGTCGCCGAGAACCTCTTCATCAACCGGCAGCCGACGGGACGCGGCGGACTGATCAGCTGGCGCAGACTGCGGTCCGAGGCGGCCGAGGTCCTGGCGACCTGGGACGTGCGGGTCGACCCCGAGGCCCGCACCGCCGACCTCAAGGTCGAGGACCGGCAAATGGTGGAGATCGCCCGGGCGTTGAGCTTCGGCGCCCGGTTCATCGTTCTCGACGAACCCACCGCGCAGCTCGACAACCGGGAGATCGAGCGGCTCTTCACCCGGATGCGCGCGCTCCAGGAGTCCGGTGTCACCTTCCTGTTCATCTCGCACCACCTCCAGGAGGTGTACGAGGTGTGCCAGACGGTCACCGTGCTGCGCGACGCCCGCTGGATCACCACCGCGCCGGTCGCCGAACTCCCGCGGCCGGCGCTGGTGGAGGCCATGGCGGGCGAGGCGATCGCCGAACGGACGGCCGTCCGCGACGCCACGCCCGCGGACGCTCCCGTCGTGCTGAGCACCGAGGGCCTCACCTCGGACGCGTACGAGGCCATCGACCTCACCGTGCGCCGCGGCGAGGTCGTCGGGCTCGCCGGCTCCAGCGCGAGCGGCAAGATCGAACTGGCCGAGTCGTTCGCCGGACTGCACCGGCCGACCGGCGGCACGGCCAGACTCGACGGCGAGCCGCTCCCGTTCGGCGATGTGCAGGCCGCGCTCAGGGCGGGCGTCGGCTGTGTGCCGCGCGACCGGCACGAGCAGGGGCTGGTCTCCGGCATGACCATCGGTGACAACACCACCATGAGCGTCCTGAACCGGCTCGGCCGCTACGGCTTCATCGCCACGGACCGCAGGCGGGGGTTCGCCGAGGAGCTGATCGACCGCCTCGACATCCACGCCGAAGGTCCCGACCAGCCGGTCTCCGACCTCTCCGGCGGCAACGCGCAGAAGGTCGTGATGGCCCGCGCCCTCGCCTCCGACCCCCGGCTGCTCATCCTCATCAACCCCACCGCGGGCGTCGACGTGAAGTCCAAGCAGTCGCTGCTGTCCCGCGTGGACAGCGCCCGTGACGACGGCACCGCCGTGCTCGTCGTCTCCGACGAACTCGACGACCTGCGCCGCTGCGACCGCGTCCTCGTCCTCTTCCACGGCCGTGTCGTCGCCGAGCACCCGGCCGGCTGGCACGACCACGAGCTGATCGCCTCCATCGAAGGAGTGGACCATGGCCACGGCATCTCCCCGGGGGGTCACCCCCGGACCCCCGGCCGAGGGGAGCGGGGCCCCGATGACTGA
- a CDS encoding sugar ABC transporter substrate-binding protein, translated as MAGRTVRNRRISSRAVSAAAVAACATLVLAACGSTKDDVASGGGGGDGSGKVGVILPLLTSPFWQSYNDYVPKMAKSEGVDALKTVNSNSDPSQQITDINNQLNQGVKGLVVAPLDSAAIVAGLDQAERKGVPVVAVDVAPDKGKVAMVVRADNVAYGEKACEYLGKQVGSGKVVQIMGDLASVNGRDRSEAFRSCVKKNYPKLKVLEIPAKWESDTAASKLDTLLNANPDIKGIYMQAGGVYLAPTLQTLKSKGMLKKAGQAGHIAIVSNDGIPQEFDAIRKGEIDATVSQPADAYAKYGMYYIKAAMQGKKFKTGPTDHDSKIVELPGGILEDQLPAPLVTKDNVDDPQLWGNTVK; from the coding sequence ATGGCCGGCAGAACAGTGCGGAACAGGCGAATCTCGTCGCGGGCGGTGAGCGCGGCGGCGGTGGCCGCCTGCGCGACCCTGGTGCTCGCGGCGTGCGGCAGCACCAAGGACGACGTCGCCTCCGGCGGCGGGGGAGGCGACGGCAGCGGCAAGGTCGGAGTGATCCTGCCGCTGCTGACCTCGCCGTTCTGGCAGTCCTACAACGACTACGTGCCGAAGATGGCGAAGTCCGAGGGCGTCGACGCCCTGAAGACCGTCAACTCCAACAGTGATCCCTCTCAGCAGATCACCGACATCAACAACCAGCTCAACCAGGGCGTGAAGGGTCTCGTGGTGGCCCCGCTGGACAGCGCCGCGATCGTCGCCGGTCTCGACCAGGCCGAGCGCAAGGGCGTCCCCGTGGTCGCCGTCGACGTGGCCCCCGACAAGGGGAAGGTCGCCATGGTCGTCCGCGCGGACAACGTCGCGTACGGGGAGAAGGCCTGCGAGTACCTGGGCAAGCAGGTCGGTTCGGGCAAGGTCGTGCAGATCATGGGCGACCTGGCCTCCGTCAACGGCCGTGACCGCTCCGAGGCGTTCCGCTCCTGCGTGAAGAAGAACTACCCGAAGCTGAAGGTCCTGGAGATCCCCGCCAAGTGGGAGTCCGACACGGCGGCCTCCAAGCTGGACACGCTGCTGAACGCCAACCCCGACATCAAGGGCATCTACATGCAGGCGGGTGGCGTCTACCTGGCACCCACCCTGCAGACCCTGAAGTCCAAGGGGATGCTGAAGAAGGCGGGTCAGGCCGGCCACATCGCGATCGTCTCGAACGACGGCATCCCGCAGGAGTTCGACGCCATCCGCAAGGGCGAGATCGACGCCACCGTCTCGCAGCCCGCCGACGCCTACGCCAAGTACGGCATGTATTACATCAAGGCGGCCATGCAGGGCAAGAAGTTCAAGACCGGCCCGACCGACCACGACTCCAAGATCGTCGAGCTGCCCGGCGGCATCCTGGAGGACCAGCTGCCCGCGCCGCTGGTCACCAAGGACAACGTCGACGACCCCCAGCTCTGGGGCAACACGGTCAAATGA
- a CDS encoding FadR/GntR family transcriptional regulator, whose amino-acid sequence MDETLSEETEGAPQKGTVTERAIERIKAMIKEGRLEPGQRLPTERDLAAQLGMSRSSMREAIRALTVLGVLEARHGSGIYVTQLEAGDLLETFGVVADLSRGPRLVELLEVRRILESTATALAAARITPDQLAEVEKHLTAMNATDDPEEILAHDLAFHREIAAAAGNETMAAILEGLSSRTFRARVWRGYQEEGAFERTRREHAAIHRALLAHDPEAARAAAAAHVGEVEQWLRTQLTQ is encoded by the coding sequence GTGGACGAGACCCTGTCCGAGGAAACGGAGGGCGCGCCCCAGAAGGGCACCGTGACCGAGCGCGCCATCGAGCGGATCAAGGCGATGATCAAGGAAGGCCGTCTCGAACCCGGTCAGCGGCTGCCGACGGAACGCGATCTCGCCGCGCAGCTGGGCATGTCCCGCAGCTCGATGCGCGAGGCCATCCGCGCGCTCACGGTCCTCGGCGTGCTGGAGGCCCGGCACGGCTCGGGCATCTACGTCACCCAGCTGGAGGCCGGGGATCTCCTGGAGACCTTCGGCGTGGTGGCCGACCTCTCGCGCGGACCCCGGCTGGTGGAACTCCTGGAGGTGCGCCGCATCCTGGAGTCGACGGCGACGGCGCTGGCCGCCGCGCGGATCACCCCCGACCAGCTCGCCGAGGTGGAGAAGCATCTGACGGCGATGAACGCGACCGACGACCCGGAGGAGATCCTCGCCCACGACCTGGCCTTCCACCGGGAGATCGCCGCCGCCGCGGGAAACGAGACGATGGCGGCGATCCTGGAGGGGCTGTCCTCGCGCACGTTCCGCGCCCGGGTCTGGCGCGGCTACCAGGAGGAGGGCGCCTTCGAGCGCACCCGCCGCGAGCACGCGGCGATCCACCGCGCGCTGCTGGCCCACGACCCGGAGGCGGCCAGAGCGGCCGCCGCCGCGCATGTGGGCGAGGTGGAGCAGTGGCTGCGGACCCAGCTCACGCAGTAG
- a CDS encoding alpha-mannosidase, whose product MHDDRTLVEARLKRVLDERIRPAVYPESVPLDVAVWNAPGEPVPVAEGLAAEPEPIEVGARWGAPWGTSWFRVTGTVPESWAGRTVEALLDLGFDENMPGFQCEGLVYRPDGTPVKGLNPRNQWVRVGAPAEGGEEVRLHIEAASNPVILDYHPFLPTRLGDKETAGSEPQYTLARMDLAVRDETVWELVLDLEVLGELMAELPVESARRWDILRAVERALDAVDLQDVGGTAAAARARLAGVLAEPAVPSAHRISAVGHAHIDSAWLWPLRETVRKVARTTSNMTALVEDEPEFVFAMSQAQQWAWVKEHRPEVWARVKKAVAEGRFVPAGGMWVESDTNMPGSEAMARQFVHGKRFFLDEFGIENDEAWLPDTFGFAAGLPQIIKAAGSKWLLTQKISWSQTNKFPHHTFRWEGIDGTRIFTHFPPVDTYNCSMRGGEIAHAARNFKDKGVARHSLAPTGWGDGGGGTTREMVGKAARLKNLEGSATVVWETPAEFFAKAEAEHPEAPVWVGELYLELHRATLTSQALTKQGNRRSEHLLREAELWAATAAVRTGFPYPYAELDRIWKTVLLHQFHDILPGSSIAWVHREARRTYERVAGELDGIIGAAQRALAGEGTTRLLFNSAPHPRGGVPAGAAGPAVDLGGVSLTPRADGGHVLDNGLLRVEVDARGLVVSAYDIEAGRETVAPDRAANLLQIHPDFPNMWDAWDVDEFYRNTVTDLVDADEVAPGHDGVSVRIVRSFGASRVTQVLSLAPGERRLGIDTEVDWHETEKFLKLAFPLDVHAERYASETQFGHFHRPTHTNTSWEAAKFEACNHRFVHVEEPGWGVAVVNDSTYGHDVTRTVRDSDSGTTTTVRVSLLRAPRFPDPETDQGVHRFRHALVPGAGIGDAVREGWRINLPERHLTGAGDVAPLVDVEQDAVVVTAVKLADDGSGDVVVRFHESRGGRTRATLTTGFAAGDVTVTDLLERPLADAVPPERDGDRISLSLRPFQLVTLRLTRA is encoded by the coding sequence ATGCATGACGACCGCACCCTGGTCGAAGCCCGCCTCAAGCGTGTCCTCGACGAACGCATCCGACCGGCCGTGTACCCCGAGTCCGTCCCGCTGGACGTGGCGGTGTGGAACGCGCCCGGCGAGCCGGTCCCGGTCGCCGAGGGACTCGCGGCCGAACCGGAGCCGATCGAGGTGGGCGCGCGCTGGGGCGCTCCGTGGGGCACCAGCTGGTTCCGGGTCACCGGGACGGTCCCCGAGTCCTGGGCCGGCCGGACCGTGGAAGCCCTCCTCGACCTCGGATTCGACGAGAACATGCCCGGGTTCCAGTGCGAAGGGCTCGTCTACCGGCCCGACGGAACACCGGTGAAGGGGCTCAACCCGCGCAACCAGTGGGTACGCGTCGGCGCGCCCGCGGAGGGCGGCGAGGAGGTCCGCCTGCACATCGAGGCCGCCTCCAATCCGGTGATCCTCGACTACCACCCCTTCCTGCCCACCCGGCTCGGCGACAAGGAGACGGCGGGCAGTGAGCCGCAGTACACACTCGCCCGGATGGACCTCGCGGTCCGCGACGAGACGGTGTGGGAGCTGGTCCTCGACCTGGAGGTGCTCGGTGAGCTGATGGCCGAGCTGCCGGTGGAGTCCGCGCGGCGCTGGGACATCCTGCGCGCGGTGGAGCGGGCACTGGACGCCGTCGACCTCCAGGACGTGGGCGGCACCGCCGCGGCGGCCCGGGCCCGGCTGGCGGGCGTGCTCGCGGAACCGGCGGTGCCCTCGGCGCACCGGATCAGCGCGGTCGGACACGCGCACATCGACTCGGCCTGGCTGTGGCCGCTGCGGGAGACGGTCCGCAAGGTGGCGCGCACGACCTCCAACATGACGGCGCTCGTCGAGGACGAGCCCGAGTTCGTCTTCGCCATGTCCCAGGCCCAGCAGTGGGCCTGGGTGAAGGAGCACCGGCCCGAGGTGTGGGCCCGGGTGAAGAAGGCCGTGGCGGAGGGCCGGTTCGTGCCGGCCGGGGGCATGTGGGTCGAGTCGGACACCAACATGCCCGGTTCAGAGGCGATGGCCCGTCAGTTCGTGCACGGAAAGCGGTTCTTCCTCGACGAGTTCGGCATCGAGAACGACGAGGCCTGGCTGCCCGACACCTTCGGCTTCGCCGCCGGACTCCCGCAGATCATCAAGGCGGCGGGCTCCAAGTGGCTGCTCACCCAGAAGATCTCGTGGTCGCAGACCAACAAGTTCCCGCACCACACGTTCCGCTGGGAGGGCATCGACGGAACCCGCATCTTCACCCACTTCCCGCCCGTCGACACCTACAACTGCTCCATGCGGGGCGGCGAGATCGCCCACGCGGCCAGGAACTTCAAGGACAAGGGCGTCGCCCGGCACTCCCTCGCGCCCACCGGCTGGGGCGACGGAGGCGGCGGCACCACCCGGGAGATGGTCGGCAAGGCCGCCCGGCTCAAGAACCTCGAAGGGTCCGCCACCGTGGTGTGGGAGACGCCCGCCGAGTTCTTCGCGAAGGCCGAGGCCGAACACCCCGAAGCGCCCGTCTGGGTCGGTGAGCTGTACCTCGAACTGCACCGCGCGACCCTCACCAGCCAGGCGCTGACCAAGCAGGGCAACCGCCGCAGCGAGCACCTGCTGCGCGAGGCCGAGCTGTGGGCGGCGACCGCGGCGGTGCGGACCGGATTCCCCTACCCGTACGCGGAACTGGACCGCATCTGGAAGACGGTGCTGCTCCACCAGTTCCACGACATCCTGCCCGGGTCGTCCATCGCGTGGGTGCACCGGGAGGCCCGGCGGACGTACGAGCGGGTCGCCGGGGAACTCGACGGCATCATCGGCGCGGCACAGCGCGCGCTGGCCGGCGAGGGCACCACCCGGCTGCTGTTCAACTCGGCTCCGCACCCCCGCGGCGGGGTCCCGGCAGGCGCCGCCGGTCCGGCCGTCGACCTCGGCGGGGTCTCCCTCACCCCGCGGGCCGACGGCGGACACGTCCTCGACAACGGCCTGCTGCGGGTCGAGGTCGACGCCCGGGGACTGGTCGTCTCGGCGTACGACATCGAGGCCGGCCGCGAGACGGTCGCACCGGACCGGGCCGCCAACCTGCTCCAGATCCACCCCGACTTCCCCAACATGTGGGACGCCTGGGACGTCGACGAGTTCTACCGCAACACGGTCACCGACCTGGTGGACGCCGACGAGGTCGCGCCGGGCCACGACGGCGTCTCGGTCCGGATCGTCCGGTCCTTCGGCGCGTCGCGGGTCACCCAGGTGCTGTCGCTGGCTCCGGGCGAGCGCCGGCTCGGCATCGACACCGAGGTGGACTGGCACGAGACCGAGAAGTTCCTGAAGCTCGCCTTCCCGCTCGACGTGCACGCCGAACGGTACGCGTCCGAGACCCAGTTCGGGCACTTCCACCGGCCCACCCACACCAACACCTCATGGGAGGCGGCCAAGTTCGAGGCGTGCAATCACCGGTTCGTGCACGTCGAGGAACCTGGCTGGGGTGTCGCGGTCGTCAACGACTCCACGTACGGACACGACGTGACCCGGACCGTGCGCGACAGCGACTCCGGTACGACCACCACCGTGCGGGTGTCCCTGCTGCGCGCCCCGCGCTTCCCGGACCCGGAGACCGACCAGGGCGTCCACCGCTTCCGGCACGCGCTGGTGCCGGGAGCCGGGATCGGGGACGCGGTGCGCGAGGGCTGGCGGATCAACCTGCCCGAGCGGCACCTGACGGGCGCCGGCGACGTCGCCCCGCTGGTGGACGTCGAGCAGGACGCGGTCGTGGTGACCGCGGTCAAGCTCGCCGACGACGGCAGCGGTGACGTGGTCGTACGCTTCCACGAGTCCCGCGGCGGCCGGACCCGGGCCACGCTCACCACGGGCTTCGCGGCCGGGGACGTCACGGTGACCGATCTGCTGGAGCGGCCTCTCGCGGACGCCGTGCCGCCGGAGCGCGACGGCGACCGGATCAGCCTGTCGCTGCGCCCCTTCCAGCTGGTGACGCTGCGGCTGACGCGGGCCTGA
- a CDS encoding endo-beta-N-acetylglucosaminidase, giving the protein MNLSRRALLLAGAAAALTPTLPGVPGRAAAAARDLQPYASYWYPDSLPSGTPGAGITWRSLKAWSAAGDTDLAFNAASVPLAARFTPTPANSTARAGQARVQSLVSFGPTSLNPSQGAADADYYALTHWAYVDELVFWGGSSGEGLILAPNAPIVDAAHRHGVPVLGNVFLPPVAYGGRLQWTRDLVQKDVAGHYPLAAQLVAVAAAYGFDGWFVNAETGGGDTALASAMLGFLKELKALGAAQGQRVTWYDAMTVSGSVGWQGALDNQNKTFFQAADSLFVDFRWSASSLASSATAAQQLGRSPYELWAGVDVEANGTAASVDWEAIVPADKAHVTSVGFYRPEWTRNHLPAGRTPGDFHAADDLFWTGASLDPSRPAANASWRAPALSVADRSTVDALPFATVFNTGHGLRWYEDGEVASDTAWNHLGLQDRLPSRRWAVRTTGRRPAVTLDFADAWRGGSSLLVSGTLDEPTTLDLYATRLPLGADTVVELTHRTDAGSASLELAVATEEPGTAGEAPPYTFLTVPAGGGGGWQTSTVRLTGLSGTVHALGVRLAASGPPVSWRLGGLAVRDATVTPGTPTELRITDADGGDLRFAWQRPTGHVRHYELHRILPDGTRRFLGGTCQSAFYVGGLTAEQGEAAAGFELRAVGELFTVSTPATTTHTW; this is encoded by the coding sequence GTGAACCTCAGCAGACGCGCACTCCTGCTCGCCGGAGCCGCGGCGGCGCTCACCCCCACCCTGCCGGGCGTCCCCGGCCGGGCCGCCGCGGCCGCCCGCGACCTCCAGCCGTACGCCTCCTACTGGTACCCGGACTCGCTGCCCTCCGGCACTCCGGGCGCCGGCATCACCTGGCGCAGCCTGAAGGCGTGGAGCGCCGCCGGTGACACGGACCTGGCGTTCAACGCGGCCTCCGTACCGCTCGCCGCGCGCTTCACCCCGACGCCCGCGAACAGCACGGCCCGCGCGGGCCAGGCGCGTGTCCAGTCCCTCGTCTCGTTCGGCCCCACGTCGCTCAATCCCTCCCAGGGCGCCGCCGACGCCGACTACTACGCCCTCACCCACTGGGCTTACGTCGACGAACTCGTCTTCTGGGGAGGCTCGTCCGGCGAGGGGCTGATCCTCGCGCCGAACGCCCCGATCGTGGACGCGGCCCACCGGCACGGCGTACCCGTCCTCGGCAACGTCTTCCTGCCACCCGTCGCCTACGGCGGCCGCCTCCAGTGGACCCGTGACCTGGTGCAGAAGGACGTCGCCGGGCACTACCCGCTCGCCGCCCAACTGGTGGCGGTGGCGGCGGCGTACGGCTTCGACGGCTGGTTCGTGAACGCCGAGACCGGCGGCGGAGACACCGCGCTCGCCTCCGCCATGCTTGGCTTCCTGAAGGAACTCAAGGCGCTCGGAGCGGCCCAGGGGCAGCGCGTCACCTGGTACGACGCGATGACGGTCAGCGGCTCGGTCGGCTGGCAGGGCGCGCTCGACAACCAGAACAAGACGTTCTTCCAGGCCGCCGACTCGCTGTTCGTCGACTTCCGCTGGTCGGCGAGCAGTCTGGCCTCCTCCGCCACCGCCGCGCAGCAACTCGGGCGCAGTCCCTACGAGTTGTGGGCGGGCGTCGATGTGGAGGCGAACGGCACGGCCGCGTCGGTCGACTGGGAGGCCATCGTGCCGGCGGACAAGGCGCACGTCACCTCGGTCGGCTTCTACCGGCCCGAGTGGACCCGCAACCATCTGCCCGCGGGCCGCACCCCCGGCGACTTCCACGCCGCCGACGACCTGTTCTGGACCGGCGCCTCATTGGACCCCTCCCGGCCGGCCGCGAACGCGAGCTGGCGGGCCCCGGCGCTCTCCGTCGCCGACCGGTCGACCGTCGACGCGCTGCCGTTCGCGACCGTCTTCAACACCGGCCACGGCCTGAGGTGGTACGAGGACGGTGAGGTCGCCTCGGACACCGCGTGGAACCACCTGGGCCTCCAGGACCGGCTGCCCTCCCGCCGCTGGGCCGTGCGCACCACCGGCCGTCGACCGGCCGTCACCCTCGACTTCGCGGACGCCTGGCGGGGCGGCAGCAGCCTCCTGGTCTCCGGCACGCTCGACGAGCCGACGACGCTCGACCTCTACGCGACCCGGCTGCCGCTCGGTGCGGACACGGTGGTCGAGCTGACCCACCGTACGGACGCGGGCAGCGCCTCCCTGGAGCTGGCCGTCGCCACGGAGGAACCGGGCACGGCGGGCGAGGCACCCCCGTACACCTTCCTCACCGTGCCCGCGGGCGGCGGTGGCGGATGGCAGACGTCCACCGTGCGGCTGACCGGACTGTCGGGGACCGTGCACGCGCTCGGCGTGCGGCTGGCGGCGAGCGGCCCTCCGGTGAGCTGGCGACTGGGCGGGCTCGCGGTCCGCGACGCGACCGTGACCCCGGGCACCCCCACCGAGCTGCGGATCACCGACGCCGACGGCGGCGACCTGCGCTTCGCGTGGCAGCGCCCCACGGGTCACGTACGCCACTACGAGCTCCACCGGATTCTCCCCGACGGCACCCGCCGCTTCCTCGGCGGCACCTGCCAGTCGGCCTTCTACGTGGGTGGTCTCACCGCCGAGCAGGGCGAGGCCGCCGCAGGATTCGAACTGCGCGCGGTGGGGGAGCTGTTCACCGTCTCGACCCCGGCCACGACCACCCACACCTGGTAA
- a CDS encoding glycoside hydrolase 5 family protein, with protein sequence MTSAVRFGVNYTPSEGWFHHWLDFDADSVRADLDSIAALGLDHIRVFPLWPYFQPNRTLIRPRAVEQLVALADAAAERGLDVNVDGLQGHLSSFDFLPAWTQTWHRRNIFTDPDVVEAEADYLRTLAAALADRPNFIGMTIGNEVNQFAAGPHPDPDRITPEQAGAWLTRLLAACEEGAPGKPHLHASYDAAWYQDDQPFTPEHSARLGALTAVHSWVFNGTAQRHGRRGVATEHHAAYLVELSKAWADDAGRPVWLQEVGAPAPLVPAEHAAAFTEATVTNVLDCPDLWGVTWWCSHDVSRDLADFPELEYGLGLLTNDRRPKPAARTLARIAGERRDHRPAPRTTALVVDTAPGRSVCAPGGAVFEAFARLTADGARPTTVLASRADDKDHLAARGITEVVTPDQVTE encoded by the coding sequence ATGACCTCAGCCGTGCGCTTCGGCGTCAACTACACCCCGAGCGAGGGGTGGTTCCACCACTGGCTCGACTTCGACGCCGACTCCGTGCGCGCCGACCTCGATTCGATCGCCGCGCTCGGCCTCGACCACATCCGGGTCTTCCCGCTGTGGCCCTACTTCCAGCCCAACCGCACCCTGATCCGCCCGCGCGCCGTCGAGCAGCTCGTCGCGCTCGCCGACGCGGCCGCCGAACGCGGGCTCGACGTCAACGTGGACGGGCTGCAGGGGCATCTGTCGAGCTTCGACTTCCTGCCCGCGTGGACGCAGACCTGGCACCGGCGGAACATCTTCACCGACCCGGACGTGGTCGAGGCCGAGGCCGATTACCTGCGCACCCTGGCCGCCGCCCTCGCCGACCGGCCGAACTTCATCGGCATGACCATCGGCAACGAGGTCAACCAGTTCGCCGCCGGTCCACACCCCGACCCGGACCGCATCACGCCCGAGCAGGCCGGGGCGTGGCTGACCCGGCTCCTCGCGGCCTGCGAGGAGGGCGCTCCCGGCAAGCCGCACCTGCACGCCTCGTACGACGCCGCCTGGTACCAGGACGACCAGCCGTTCACCCCCGAGCACTCGGCCCGGCTCGGCGCCCTCACCGCCGTCCACTCCTGGGTGTTCAACGGGACCGCCCAGCGGCACGGCCGCCGGGGCGTCGCCACCGAACACCACGCCGCCTACCTCGTGGAGCTCTCCAAGGCCTGGGCCGACGATGCGGGCCGCCCGGTCTGGCTCCAGGAGGTCGGCGCACCCGCCCCACTCGTCCCGGCCGAGCACGCCGCGGCCTTCACCGAGGCGACCGTCACCAACGTGCTGGACTGCCCCGACCTGTGGGGCGTCACCTGGTGGTGCTCGCACGACGTCAGCCGGGACCTGGCCGACTTCCCCGAACTCGAGTACGGCCTCGGCCTGTTGACGAACGACCGGCGGCCCAAGCCGGCCGCCCGCACGCTCGCCCGGATCGCGGGCGAGCGACGGGACCACCGGCCCGCCCCGCGCACCACCGCGCTCGTGGTCGACACCGCTCCCGGCCGCTCCGTCTGCGCCCCCGGCGGCGCCGTCTTCGAGGCCTTCGCCCGGCTCACCGCCGACGGCGCCCGTCCCACCACCGTGCTCGCGAGCCGCGCCGACGACAAGGACCACCTCGCGGCCCGTGGCATCACCGAAGTCGTCACACCCGATCAGGTCACCGAGTAG